A genomic window from Providencia alcalifaciens includes:
- a CDS encoding ANT(3'')-Ia family aminoglycoside nucleotidyltransferase AadA5 — MGEFFPAQVFKQLSHARAVIERHLAATLDTIHLFGSAIDGGLKPDSDIDLLVTVSAAPNDSLRQALMLDLLKVSSPPGDGGTWRPLELTVVARSEVVPWRYPARRELQFGEWLRHDILSGTFEPAVLDHDLAILLTKARQHSLALLGPSAATFFEPVPKEHFSKALFDTIAQWNAESDWKGDERNVVLALARIWYSASTGLIAPKDVAAAWVSERLPAEHRPLICKARAAYLGSEDDDLAMRVEETAAFVRYAKATIERILR; from the coding sequence CTGTCCCACGCTCGCGCGGTGATCGAGCGCCATCTGGCTGCGACACTGGACACAATCCACCTGTTCGGATCTGCGATCGATGGAGGGCTGAAGCCGGACAGCGACATAGACTTGCTCGTGACCGTCAGCGCCGCACCTAACGATTCGCTCCGGCAGGCGCTAATGCTCGATTTGCTGAAAGTCTCATCACCGCCAGGCGATGGCGGAACATGGCGACCGCTGGAGCTAACTGTTGTCGCTCGAAGCGAAGTAGTGCCTTGGCGCTATCCGGCGCGGCGTGAGCTTCAGTTCGGTGAGTGGCTCCGCCACGACATCCTTTCCGGAACGTTCGAGCCTGCCGTTCTGGATCACGATCTTGCGATTTTGCTGACCAAGGCGAGGCAACACAGCCTTGCGCTTCTAGGCCCATCCGCAGCCACGTTTTTCGAGCCGGTGCCGAAGGAGCATTTCTCCAAGGCGCTTTTCGACACTATTGCCCAGTGGAATGCAGAGTCGGATTGGAAGGGTGACGAGCGGAACGTCGTTCTTGCTCTTGCTCGCATTTGGTACAGCGCTTCAACTGGTCTCATTGCTCCTAAGGACGTTGCTGCCGCATGGGTATCGGAGCGTTTGCCTGCCGAGCATCGGCCCCTCATCTGCAAGGCACGCGCGGCGTACCTGGGTAGCGAGGACGACGACCTAGCAATGCGCGTCGAAGAGACGGCCGCGTTCGTTCGATATGCCAAAGCAACGATTGAGAGAATCTTGCGTTGA